The bacterium genome includes the window TTTATGCTCTCCATAACATCCTTGAAATGTCCAACACCAGGAAGGACAATCTTATCAGCCCTATTAATATCCCAGGGTTTATTAGAGATAATAACATTATTATTAAAAATTTCAAATGCCTTTTTTACAGAGTAAAGGTTTCCAGAGCCATAATTAACTATTGCTATCATTTTTATTCTAAATTGTATAATTTATAAACCATTTCGTCAATCTGACAACTGTATTCTGTCAAATTAGGAAACACACACTTGACTTATCCTAAAAGAATAAATTATATTTTTGTTATGATTACAATGAGTATTGACCAGATGCTTGAGAAAATGGTTGAGACAAATGCATCTGATTTATATATTAAAACAGGTTGTCCTCCTATGTATAAGATAGAAGGAGCTACCTTGCCTGCAAAGATGGATCCATTAGCACCTGAGGATACAGAGCATCTTGCTTATGCTATTATGAGCGATGAACAAAAAAAGGAGTTTGAAAAGGAAAAGGAGCTTAACTTTGCCTATCACCTTCCTGGTGTTAGATTTAGGGTAAATGTCTATAGGCAGAGGGAATCAGTGGCTATTGTCTTCAGGCAGATAAAGCTTCAGATTGCAACATTAGATGACCTTAATCTTCCTCCTGTTTTTAAAGAGATTTCACTAACACCAAGGGGTCTTGTTCTTGTTACAGGTGCAACAGGCTCTGGGAAATCAACAACCCTTGCTGCAATAATAGACTATAGGAACGAGAATAGGACAGGCCATATTATAACCATTGAAGATCCAATAGAATTTGTCCATCTTGATAAAAAAGGCATAGTAAGCCAGAGGGAGGTTGGGATAGATACATTTTCCTTCCCAGCTGCCCTAAAGAATACATTGCGTCAGGCACCAGAGGTTATCCTTATAGGTGAGATGAGGGATATAGAGACCGTTTCATCATCTATCTACTATGCAGAAACAGGACATCTTGTTTTATCAACCCTTCATTCAACAAATGCTAATCAGACAATGGAGAGGGTTATTAACTTTTTTCCAGAGGAGATGCACCCTCAGATATTCCTTGCCTTATCATTAAATCTTAAGGCTGTAGTCTCCCAGAGGCTTATTCCAGGAATTGACAAGAAGCGTGTTGCAGCAATTGAGATTATGCTTGTAACACCAAGGATAAAGGAGCTTATAAGGAGGGGTCAGATTGGTGGCGAGCTAAAAGGAGCCATTGAAGGGGGTAGAAATGAGGGCTGTCAATCATTTGACCAGGCAATATTTGAGCTATATCAAAGTGGAAAAATAACGCAGGAGGATGCCCTTCGCTATTCTGACAGCCCAAATGATATGAGGCTTAAGATGAAGGGATTAGCATAATAAAATGCAAAATTTTAAAGACAAGAGGGTAAAACACCCAGTCTGCCTTCGGCAGACACCCCTCTAAAAGAGGGGAATGAAAGGAGGTAAAAAATGTATGCTGTTTTTGAGGTAGGAAAAAAACAATATTTAGCAGAGGAGGGAAAGGTTATAGATATTGACCTTTTGGATAAACATAAGGATAGTGAAATTGAATTTTCTGATATCCTGATGGTAAGGGATGAGAATAATGTTATAATTGATAACCTTTCAGCCTTTAAGATAAAAGCAAGGGTTTTGGGAGAGAAAAAAGCTAAAAAGATTACCATAATGAAGCATATCCCAAGAAAGGGTCATCACAAAAAGATAGGCCATAGGCAAAAATACACATCAATTCTTATAGAAAAGATAGAAGGGCCCTTAGCTCAGTTGGTTAGAGCATCTGACTCATAATCAGGGGGTCATAGGTTCGAGTCCTATAGGGCCCAATAGAAGGTGTTAATAAACACATACGATTGTTTTAAATACATTCTTCTATTTTTTCCAAAATATCTTCTTCTTTTATCCTTTCCATACAATTGTATTCCTTGCATTTTAACCCCTTACACCTTTTCTCTTTGCAGATTATGTCTGGTGTAAGTAGATAATAATTTTCTCCCAAGGGATGCCATTTTTTTGGGCTTTGTGATGAAATTAGAGGAAATAAGCCAATTGTTTTAACACCTAAACAAGATGCGATATGCAAAGGCCCTGTGCTTGGTCCAATAAATATGGAAAAAAGAGAAATAAGGGCAATAAGCTCTCCTAAATTTGTTTTTCCATAAAGATTAAGGGGATTTGCTTTTGTTTCTCTAATTATCCTATCTATTACTTGCTTATCATTCATTCCTCCTGTGATAATTGGTCGTGTTTTATACCTTTCCTCTATCTTTTCAATCAATTTAGTATATCTTTCGCTTGTCCAATTCAATGCACTACCTTTACACCCTGGATGTATCCCAATGATTGGCTCTGGTATTTCAGAAATAAGGCTTTTTGCATATTTTAAATCTTCATCCTTAACAAAAATCTTTGGACTATGGACTACGGTCTGTTGACTATTGACTAACTTAAGGCACCAATTAGATTCATGGATATCCCTTCTGTGTATATACCTTCTTTTGTTAAATAAAATTCCACAAGGCTTATATCCTGTTCCAATCCTTTCTGGTATTCCAGCAAGAAAGGAAATAAAGGCATTTCTTAAATTTGGATAAAAAATGAATGCAATATCAAATTTGGTTTTAAAAAGCATTTTGGAGGTTTCAAAAATGCCTTTGTCATCAACAATAATTTCATCTATATCTTTGTTATTCCATAAAATATCTTTGGTATAGGGCGATACAAGAATAGAAATAGAGGCATCTGGATATAGCCTTCTTATGCCAGAAATTGCAGGAAGGGTAAGAATAATGTCACCAATCCCATCATTTCTTACAATGAGAATT containing:
- the hisH gene encoding imidazole glycerol phosphate synthase subunit HisH; amino-acid sequence: MIAIVNYGSGNLYSVKKAFEIFNNNVIISNKPWDINRADKIVLPGVGHFKDVMESIKRLGLLEALIEAGKNKPILGICLGMQILLEESEEGNTQGLSILKGKVIRFPKAVKVP
- a CDS encoding PilT/PilU family type 4a pilus ATPase; the encoded protein is MITMSIDQMLEKMVETNASDLYIKTGCPPMYKIEGATLPAKMDPLAPEDTEHLAYAIMSDEQKKEFEKEKELNFAYHLPGVRFRVNVYRQRESVAIVFRQIKLQIATLDDLNLPPVFKEISLTPRGLVLVTGATGSGKSTTLAAIIDYRNENRTGHIITIEDPIEFVHLDKKGIVSQREVGIDTFSFPAALKNTLRQAPEVILIGEMRDIETVSSSIYYAETGHLVLSTLHSTNANQTMERVINFFPEEMHPQIFLALSLNLKAVVSQRLIPGIDKKRVAAIEIMLVTPRIKELIRRGQIGGELKGAIEGGRNEGCQSFDQAIFELYQSGKITQEDALRYSDSPNDMRLKMKGLA
- the rplU gene encoding 50S ribosomal protein L21, with the translated sequence MYAVFEVGKKQYLAEEGKVIDIDLLDKHKDSEIEFSDILMVRDENNVIIDNLSAFKIKARVLGEKKAKKITIMKHIPRKGHHKKIGHRQKYTSILIEKIEGPLAQLVRASDS
- a CDS encoding glycosyltransferase family 9 protein, which codes for MKILIVRNDGIGDIILTLPAISGIRRLYPDASISILVSPYTKDILWNNKDIDEIIVDDKGIFETSKMLFKTKFDIAFIFYPNLRNAFISFLAGIPERIGTGYKPCGILFNKRRYIHRRDIHESNWCLKLVNSQQTVVHSPKIFVKDEDLKYAKSLISEIPEPIIGIHPGCKGSALNWTSERYTKLIEKIEERYKTRPIITGGMNDKQVIDRIIRETKANPLNLYGKTNLGELIALISLFSIFIGPSTGPLHIASCLGVKTIGLFPLISSQSPKKWHPLGENYYLLTPDIICKEKRCKGLKCKEYNCMERIKEEDILEKIEECI